Below is a window of Phycisphaerae bacterium DNA.
AATCTCGCCGAATTGCCAATCCTTCGAGTCAGCAGATACCTCCGCATGTCTCACGCCAGTCGCTAAACGACTGACGTTGGATCAACTCGTCAGAGCAAGGTAATTTAGCAAGCCACCGGTCCGTGTCAACAGCCATTTTTCAAGAATCTTTGCGTGATTTTAGCATTTCGCAACATTCGGGCCTGTAACGAATTACAGGCGAGCCCGCCGGACCGCCCCACCACTGCATGCCGACTCGACGGGAACTTTCTCTTTCGGGTACGCCGCATCATCGCAATTTCCGTTATACTTTCGCATCTTGCGGCGGCGAGAAACCGCCGCGTTGATCGGAAATTCACCCATATTGCGGTCGAATCCATGCATCGATCGGCCTGATTAGGAGCAGCGAATTCATGAGAAAGAGCAAGGACATCAAACGAAAGCGAAAGCTCGCCGGCCAGGAGTATCGCCGAGGAAATCGCCCGGAAGCCTACAAGATGTGGGCCGAAGCGAAGAAGGAAATGGACGAGCTTCGCGGCCGAAACAAGCCCCCGGCGCAGAAGGCCGAAGAGACGGCAGGCTGACACTTAGACAGAAGTCTATTTACAGCCGCTGGGACAGGCTACACGGCCCGATGCATCGAGCGTCGGGCCTTTTCATTGCGCCGCTGTTGCCCGGCGGCGAGCGATGCAGGATGCGCGGAGTAGAAAGATCAGCCCTCCCAGTATATGGCCGAACCCGATCCACGAGGGGAGACTGCTTTCCGCCTCAGCTGATTCACTGGGAATAATGTAACGAAATCGCATGAAAAACAGCCCCTGAAACAGGAGCAATCCGCCGATCGCAGCGGCACGCCAACTCATCCGCCGGTGAAGCAGCAACAGCAGCGCCGTTGCCACCAGGATCAGCTCGCGCGACAGCGGAAACACCATGACGCCAAAACTCATCGCGATGGGAATATTCAACAAGGCTGTTCCCAGATCGGTCCGATTTCCTTCCGGAGTCGATCTCACCGCCTTTCTTCCGCCCGGCCCCATGAACTCGCCCTGCGGTGTCATCACCCATACATGCTTCAGGTCCGTCACCAGTTCAGACTTGTACCCCAGGCGGCGCATCAGGGATGCCGCCATGACGGCACGGCCATCACAGTCTTCCCGCAGCACGCCGTCCGGCGCCTTTCGCGCCTGCTCGAACATTTCGGCAACGGTCGGCATGTAGTCCGCGACTCCCCAGACCTCCCAGTCCCATTGATATCGCACTTCGCGATATACGAGGTTTTCCACCACCTGCTGAACCACCCTGGGCGCGAAAGCCGAAAGGTCGTGCAGGAACCGAACCGGCCGGGCTGTCGAGTTCTGCACCACGTCGTTTGAAAAATCCGCAGGAATCTTTCCATCGAAAGCAGCCAGGACGGACTTCTGGCTGAAAGTGCGCGGCGTTTGGCCGGTCGACTTATCATTCTTTAATGCACTTTCATATTCGTGGCGCTCGTACAGAGTCGCCCGCACGGCCGCCTCGAGCGGCATCAATTCGGGCGCATCCGGCGTGACCATCTGTTCAAGATTCCGGACTCGCTCGATCTGGCGAATGAACAGGCGCGGATCGGGAAAGAGCACGAAAAAAAGTACAACGAGGAAGACACCGAACTTCGCAGGCATTCGGATGTACCACGCGCACGATCGACATGGCGCCGCCCGATGTTGATCGAATCCGGTCGACATTCCGGCCCTCACTTTCAACCCAGGTGTTCGTTTCGACGTCGAATTTATCAGATCATACCGGGCAGGATCGGCGATTTCCCGGACGCTCGTCGAAATTCACCAGGAATCCGTCCGAGGCGATCGGGCTCCAAATTCAAGCATTCGCATTCGAGCATCGCCAGGAATTCGGCCTGCAGGGGATTCGACGCCGGACGAGATCGGTCGGGCGGCGCGGATGACGGTGTCACCTGGTCCCGAGCACCGCCTCGAGTCGGTCAAGGCCGTTGTTGATGTGATCCATGCCGTTTGCAAATGACAGACGGACGTGCATTTCGCTTCCGAAGGCGTCGCCCGGCACCAGCGCGACATTGGCCTTGTCGAGCATGGCATCGCAGAACTCGCCCGAGTTCGCGACGCCGAGCGCGGCGTACGCGCCGGAGACGTTGGGAAAGCAGTAGAAGGCGCCGCTGGGCCGCACGCATGAGACGCCGCGCAGCGCGTTGAGCCGTCGCCACATGTGCTGGCCCCGTTCGTCAAAGGCCTGCCGCATGGTCTCCACGTGAGACTGGTCGCCGGTCAGTGCTTCGACGAGGGCGCGCTGCACGAATGTCGGGGTGCCGCTGGTGGTATGGCTCTGCAGATTGCACATGGCCTTGATAATCGGCCGAGGCCCCGCGGCATAGCCAACGCGCCAGCCGGTCATGCTGTGGGTCTTGCTGGCCGCGTTGAAAGTGATCGTCTTCTGATACCACTCTTCGTTGATCGCCGCGAAGCTGAGATGCTCGCGTCGATCGCCGAATCGCAGCTTGTCGTACATTTCATCGCTGAAAACGATGATGTCGCGTCCTGAAAGGGCGCTTGCGATCGCACGCGTCTCCTCGGGGGAATAGGCGAATCCGCCGGGATTGGAGGGGCTGTTGAAAATCAGCACCCGCGTCCTGGGCGTGACCGCCGCCGCGATGGCGTCGGGTGTGAGGCGCATGTCGTTTGACTCGTCACCCCGCAAGGCGACGACTTTTCCGCCGCAGAGCTTGATCTGCTCCGGAAACGAAACCCAGTAAGGCACCGGCAGAATCACCTCGTCGCCGGGCTCGATCAGTGCAAGGCAGGCGAGGTAGAGCGCTTCCTTGCCGCCGACGGTCACAATGACCTGATCGGGGTCGTAGGACAGGGCGTTGTCAACCTTGAACTTGTGGCACACGGCCGCGCGTGCCTCGGGTATTCCGTGCGTCGGCTTCGCGTAGGTGGTGTGGCCGGCGTCGAGGGCGATTTTGCACGCGTCCTTGATATGCTGCGGCGTTGGAAAATCGGGCTCACCCGCGCCAAAACCGATGATGTCCTTGCCGGCGCGGCGCAGTTCAGCCGCCTTGTTGGCGACTGCGAGCGTGGCGGAAGGCGTCAGTTGTTGAGAGCGTGTTGAGAGTCGCATGGATGTACCGCTCGGCGAATCGGGCAGATCGCTATAATGGCGAAACCTCGGACTCGGCGGACTCTATCGCGACCCACAGATCGAGGCAATTCGACCGCGCACGGAAGTGGCGGCGGACGATGGGGAGCAGAAAATGGGAAATGCAAACTCGTCTGTGCTGGATGTCGGAAACTGCGACCCCGACCACGGCATGATACGAAAGATGCTTTTGAAACACTTCGACGTGGAAATTGATCGCGTGATGTTTGTCGACGAGGCGATTGAGAAGTTGCGCAAGCGTTCCTACGACCTTGTGATGTTCAACCGGCTGATTTTTGATGACGGCAGTGAGGGGATTGAGCTGCTGCGGCGAGCCAAGGTCGAACCTTCGCTGGCCGCCACGCCGATGATGATG
It encodes the following:
- a CDS encoding pyridoxal phosphate-dependent aminotransferase, with translation MRLSTRSQQLTPSATLAVANKAAELRRAGKDIIGFGAGEPDFPTPQHIKDACKIALDAGHTTYAKPTHGIPEARAAVCHKFKVDNALSYDPDQVIVTVGGKEALYLACLALIEPGDEVILPVPYWVSFPEQIKLCGGKVVALRGDESNDMRLTPDAIAAAVTPRTRVLIFNSPSNPGGFAYSPEETRAIASALSGRDIIVFSDEMYDKLRFGDRREHLSFAAINEEWYQKTITFNAASKTHSMTGWRVGYAAGPRPIIKAMCNLQSHTTSGTPTFVQRALVEALTGDQSHVETMRQAFDERGQHMWRRLNALRGVSCVRPSGAFYCFPNVSGAYAALGVANSGEFCDAMLDKANVALVPGDAFGSEMHVRLSFANGMDHINNGLDRLEAVLGTR
- a CDS encoding response regulator; the encoded protein is MGNANSSVLDVGNCDPDHGMIRKMLLKHFDVEIDRVMFVDEAIEKLRKRSYDLVMFNRLIFDDGSEGIELLRRAKVEPSLAATPMMMISNFAEAQARAVAAGGVPGFGKDSIFAESTCELLSRYLNPRKSGAAV